The Desulfobacterales bacterium genome window below encodes:
- a CDS encoding response regulator — translation MSKTALVVDADYFFVEFVSELLTKRGYDVTKAYDGKDGISKLEDLPHDVMFVDLVMPKVDGSQFIDYVRLKYGPNHFPIVALSGVMVEQLGRLNEIGANYYMAKGPIDKLAVQLNGLMAEIETQPQPSSDRTQIRQTGGVYPRRDAVGLLDALKFHQAVIESLAVGVVVVDIDGRIVNVNPAAFEIIGKSPTEVLNHPVGEIFPAEAKSKLGNALKQAAQLSEKSKISFLSEFDQRMIRTSVSTIAQPAGDVGWVLSLEDSSVS, via the coding sequence ATGTCAAAAACAGCATTGGTGGTGGATGCGGATTATTTTTTTGTCGAATTTGTCAGCGAACTGCTCACAAAGCGGGGCTATGACGTCACCAAGGCCTATGATGGCAAAGATGGTATCTCTAAGCTAGAGGACTTGCCGCATGATGTGATGTTTGTGGATCTGGTGATGCCCAAAGTCGATGGTAGTCAGTTTATTGATTATGTGCGGCTTAAGTATGGTCCCAACCATTTTCCAATTGTAGCGCTGTCGGGCGTCATGGTTGAGCAACTTGGCAGGCTCAATGAAATAGGGGCCAACTATTATATGGCCAAAGGGCCGATTGACAAACTGGCTGTCCAATTGAATGGACTCATGGCTGAAATTGAGACGCAACCTCAACCCTCATCTGACCGGACTCAAATAAGACAAACCGGCGGTGTTTATCCCAGACGCGACGCTGTTGGCTTGCTCGACGCCTTAAAATTTCATCAAGCGGTTATTGAAAGTCTGGCCGTGGGGGTTGTGGTGGTTGACATTGATGGCCGTATCGTAAATGTAAATCCCGCAGCATTTGAGATTATTGGCAAATCCCCGACAGAAGTTCTTAATCATCCGGTGGGTGAAATTTTCCCGGCTGAGGCAAAGTCCAAACTGGGTAACGCCCTAAAGCAGGCGGCGCAACTGTCTGAAAAATCCAAAATAAGCTTTCTTTCAGAGTTTGATCAGCGCATGATCCGCACGAGTGTATCAACAATAGCGCAACCGGCCGGCGATGTCGGTTGGGTTCTTTCTCTGGAAGATTCTTCTGTAAGCTGA
- a CDS encoding zinc ribbon domain-containing protein has product MPTYEYEHVQQECKLGKVFDVQQTLKDDQLTQCPQCGEAVRKIISKINISCPKTNSELRDMGFTKLVRRDDGVYENVTARGNDSRYMERGKPKTIPDLSKTISD; this is encoded by the coding sequence ATGCCAACATATGAGTATGAACATGTTCAGCAAGAGTGCAAATTGGGGAAGGTGTTTGATGTTCAACAAACCTTAAAGGATGATCAATTAACGCAATGTCCCCAATGTGGCGAAGCGGTGCGAAAAATAATATCGAAAATCAATATCAGCTGCCCAAAAACCAACAGCGAACTGCGCGACATGGGCTTTACCAAGCTGGTTAGAAGAGACGACGGTGTCTATGAAAATGTCACCGCTCGCGGCAACGATAGTCGCTATATGGAACGCGGCAAACCAAAGACCATCCCGGATTTGAGTAAGACGATTAGTGATTAG
- a CDS encoding Do family serine endopeptidase has product MTRRNGANKWLTFASVLIIVAIMIGLISVAFDFGANSAYAKETQYFNAPASFNRLAVMVSPAVVNIRTVKTIKGGGPVFRQFQRDPWGKEGPFKDFFERFFGDENQREFKQPSLGSGFIIDKAGFVVTNNHVIEDADQIKVKLKDEREFNATIVGRDPNTDIALLKIESDEKFATVKLGNSDQLQVGQWVVAIGSPFGLEQTVTAGIVSAKGRVIGSGPYDDFIQTDASINPGNSGGPLLNMQGEVVGINTAIVATGQGIGFAIPINLARDIIVALKEEGEVTRGWLGVAIQDLSAEMAEYYNVESKKGVFVADVFDGDPADKAGIKPKDIILTVNGENITTSRQLTSIIAKIPVNDRAKIKLLRNGKQKTVSVKIAKRPEERLARRGPTPEQTEEFGIRVSDLTPEIAQRFNIDESVGVIVTQVATGSKGDGADVRVGDIIKEINRKPVKNVAGYKSLLRQIESGESVNLFILRRNAGFLVAKMTK; this is encoded by the coding sequence ATGACTCGCCGCAACGGTGCCAATAAATGGTTAACCTTCGCCTCTGTTTTGATCATTGTTGCCATCATGATCGGATTAATCAGCGTCGCCTTTGATTTTGGGGCAAATAGCGCATATGCCAAAGAAACACAGTATTTTAACGCACCTGCCAGTTTCAATCGATTGGCAGTGATGGTCAGCCCAGCAGTGGTCAACATCCGAACGGTGAAAACCATTAAAGGCGGCGGGCCGGTTTTTCGCCAATTTCAGCGCGACCCCTGGGGTAAAGAGGGCCCCTTCAAAGATTTTTTTGAGCGGTTTTTTGGTGATGAAAACCAAAGAGAATTTAAACAGCCCAGCCTTGGGTCTGGATTTATCATCGACAAAGCCGGGTTTGTCGTCACCAATAATCATGTCATTGAAGATGCGGACCAGATAAAAGTAAAGCTCAAAGACGAACGTGAATTTAATGCCACAATTGTCGGCCGAGACCCCAATACCGATATTGCCCTGCTTAAGATCGAGTCTGATGAGAAATTTGCCACGGTAAAACTCGGCAATTCCGACCAACTTCAAGTGGGACAATGGGTCGTGGCCATCGGCAGCCCATTCGGACTTGAGCAAACAGTCACAGCTGGAATCGTCAGTGCCAAGGGACGTGTGATCGGGTCAGGCCCTTATGATGACTTCATTCAAACCGATGCCTCCATCAATCCAGGCAACAGTGGGGGGCCGCTGCTGAATATGCAGGGTGAAGTGGTCGGCATTAACACAGCCATTGTCGCCACCGGCCAGGGAATTGGTTTTGCCATTCCTATAAATCTGGCCAGGGATATTATCGTAGCGCTTAAAGAGGAAGGTGAGGTTACCCGGGGATGGCTCGGGGTCGCCATCCAGGATTTAAGTGCTGAGATGGCCGAATACTATAATGTCGAGAGCAAGAAGGGCGTATTTGTAGCCGATGTTTTTGATGGTGATCCGGCAGATAAAGCAGGGATTAAGCCTAAAGATATTATTCTGACCGTAAATGGTGAAAATATTACTACTAGCCGTCAGTTGACCAGCATCATCGCAAAAATTCCGGTCAATGACAGGGCTAAGATAAAGTTACTGCGCAACGGCAAACAAAAAACGGTCAGCGTCAAAATTGCCAAGCGTCCTGAGGAAAGATTGGCCAGGCGGGGGCCTACCCCCGAGCAGACCGAAGAATTTGGCATTCGGGTATCAGACCTGACACCTGAAATCGCCCAACGTTTTAACATTGATGAAAGCGTCGGTGTTATCGTCACCCAGGTGGCAACCGGTAGTAAAGGCGATGGCGCGGATGTGCGAGTTGGTGATATTATCAAAGAGATCAATCGTAAACCGGTCAAAAATGTTGCAGGCTATAAATCTCTATTGCGCCAAATTGAATCTGGTGAATCGGTTAATTTGTTTATTCTACGGCGAAATGCCGGATTTTTAGTGGCCAAGATGACCAAGTAA
- a CDS encoding ABC transporter permease subunit encodes MHQVVHIFRREFNAYFISPIAYIVISIFLLVTGWFFFATFFLFNQANLRTFYALLPVIFAFVIPAITMRLISEELNVGSDEILLTMPVTARDVILGKFFASVAMIIAMLVPTFAYPLTVSLMGPLDWGPVIGGYMGAILLGAAFSAVGLFASALTRNQIIAFIIGLAICFALTLIDKLLHFIPQSLLGFFAYLGADFHFQNIAKGIIDSRDILYFVSVCFIGLYAAYLALRAKQ; translated from the coding sequence ATGCATCAGGTGGTTCATATTTTTCGCAGGGAGTTTAACGCTTATTTTATCTCCCCGATTGCCTATATCGTTATTTCAATTTTTCTGCTGGTAACCGGTTGGTTCTTTTTTGCGACCTTTTTCCTGTTCAACCAGGCGAATTTAAGAACATTTTATGCGCTATTACCGGTTATTTTTGCTTTTGTCATTCCGGCCATTACCATGCGCCTCATATCTGAAGAATTAAATGTGGGATCTGATGAAATTTTATTGACGATGCCGGTGACCGCTCGGGATGTCATCCTCGGCAAATTCTTTGCCAGTGTAGCGATGATCATTGCGATGTTGGTGCCCACCTTTGCCTATCCGCTGACCGTCTCTTTGATGGGCCCGTTGGACTGGGGACCTGTGATCGGTGGATATATGGGTGCTATTTTATTGGGCGCTGCATTCTCAGCCGTCGGGTTGTTTGCATCGGCACTGACGCGCAATCAGATCATTGCCTTCATTATTGGTTTGGCCATCTGCTTTGCATTGACGTTGATTGACAAATTACTCCACTTCATTCCCCAGTCATTATTAGGTTTTTTTGCCTATCTGGGGGCTGATTTCCATTTTCAAAATATCGCCAAAGGCATCATCGATAGCCGTGACATTCTCTATTTTGTTAGCGTTTGCTTTATCGGCCTATATGCGGCCTATCTGGCTTTACGTGCAAAGCAGTAA
- the argC gene encoding N-acetyl-gamma-glutamyl-phosphate reductase has translation MVRVGIVGATGYAGAELVRILSNHPQVKLTVLTSRQFAGVQFDRVYPAMAGYVDLTCDELDLETVCQKADIVFLALPHQLPMALVPQFLERGVRVVDLSADFRFSDVAVYESAYQQHTAKDLLKQAVYGLSEIYFEDIQSADLIGNPGCYPTSTLLPLIPLVRENFLDIDSIVVDAKSGVSGAGRSLAITSHFCEVNESLKAYKVANHRHNPEMNAILSRVAGRPVNITFVPHLIPMSRGMLTTIYASPNGNLQKADIRSCLQKAYSDHAFVRLCPDGHGPDTLHVKGTNFCDIGFQLDNRGHRLILISAIDNLVKGAAGQAVQNMNIMLGFDETTGLSAIPYPL, from the coding sequence ATGGTACGGGTGGGTATTGTGGGGGCAACCGGTTATGCCGGTGCAGAACTGGTCAGAATTCTTAGTAATCACCCCCAGGTAAAACTGACTGTTTTGACTTCGCGTCAATTTGCCGGGGTGCAATTCGACCGGGTTTACCCGGCAATGGCTGGATACGTCGATCTGACCTGCGATGAGCTGGATCTCGAAACGGTGTGTCAAAAGGCCGACATTGTATTTTTGGCGCTGCCTCACCAATTGCCCATGGCCCTTGTTCCGCAATTTCTCGAGCGCGGTGTTCGCGTGGTGGATTTATCTGCTGACTTTCGCTTTAGTGATGTTGCCGTATATGAATCTGCCTACCAGCAGCATACCGCTAAGGATTTGCTCAAACAGGCCGTTTACGGTCTGAGCGAGATCTATTTTGAAGACATCCAATCTGCTGATTTGATCGGTAATCCAGGTTGTTACCCCACCAGCACCCTGTTGCCACTGATACCATTGGTACGTGAAAATTTTTTGGATATTGATAGCATCGTTGTTGATGCCAAATCAGGGGTCAGCGGAGCCGGCAGGTCTTTAGCGATAACCAGCCATTTTTGCGAAGTCAATGAATCCCTTAAAGCTTATAAGGTTGCCAATCATCGCCACAATCCGGAAATGAATGCCATTTTAAGCCGTGTAGCCGGCCGGCCGGTCAATATAACATTCGTACCTCACCTGATCCCCATGAGCCGGGGAATGTTGACCACCATTTATGCTTCACCGAATGGCAACTTGCAAAAGGCTGATATTCGCAGCTGTTTGCAAAAGGCATATTCAGATCATGCATTTGTGCGGCTATGCCCAGATGGGCATGGGCCGGATACCCTGCATGTCAAGGGCACCAATTTTTGTGATATCGGATTTCAGCTGGATAATCGCGGTCATCGATTGATCCTGATATCTGCCATTGATAATTTGGTGAAAGGCGCTGCCGGGCAGGCGGTTCAAAATATGAATATCATGCTAGGATTCGATGAAACCACCGGTTTAAGTGCAATTCCCTATCCACTCTGA
- a CDS encoding Gldg family protein has product MPLKKGSETYIKFLIYLIVIVLVNIAGTTLFFRLDLSANKMYSISDASKKVVSTLSEPLTVKVFFTKNLPAPHNNTERYLHDLLEEYAINANHYFNYSFHDVSAEEGELSEESQENQKLANNYGIHPVQIQAIEKDEVKFQRAYMGLVVIHGDLIERIPTIATTEGLEYNLTTAIQKLNNKISALLRIEDNIQIKLFLSSSLNQIASYIGLKNLAKFPEDIKEMVAQLNQKNYNKLDFEFFDPSADESLAAAVKQHNIMTVKWPALDDGRILPGNGAIGMVMDYIGRTTVVPLLQVIKIPIIGTQYKLMTIAEVEELIGRNIEALIDINQDLGFVAGNGTLDIGGVSPLGPNIRQNPDAVLNFRTLISQNYTLKPVNVETESIPDDLHSIVIARPTEPFSDYGLFQIDQFLMKGKNLILFLDRFQEVQPGNQQARSLGGQQTVFVPLDTGLEKLLSHYGIRVKQSYVLDENCFHQEVPAQLGGGERAIYYAPIIKNRFINKELSFMKNIKGMVTLKISPLEIDTERLTASNIEATRLISSSEKSWEMSGRITLNPMFLQPPKSDEEMQSKALAYFLSGEFPSYFADKPIPEKNMDEQQENNQTSDQASAIDLSKITAEGQFLAKGKPGKIFLMASSDMLRDNILDAGGRGPNATYILNVIDYLNGREDIAVMRGKQQRFNPLDDAAASTRTFVKTLNIVGLPALVVVFGIAVWFRRHARKKNIQVMFQKS; this is encoded by the coding sequence ATGCCGTTAAAAAAAGGTTCGGAAACATACATTAAGTTTTTAATCTATTTGATTGTCATCGTATTGGTTAACATCGCCGGTACTACCCTATTTTTCAGACTCGACCTGAGTGCCAATAAAATGTACTCGATCTCCGATGCCAGCAAGAAGGTGGTATCAACTCTGAGCGAACCGCTGACCGTAAAAGTCTTTTTTACAAAAAACCTGCCTGCTCCGCATAACAATACCGAACGCTATTTGCACGATCTGCTCGAAGAATATGCCATTAATGCCAATCACTACTTTAACTACAGCTTTCATGACGTCAGCGCCGAGGAAGGTGAATTGTCCGAGGAAAGCCAGGAAAACCAGAAGCTGGCAAACAATTATGGCATTCATCCTGTTCAGATTCAGGCCATTGAAAAAGATGAGGTTAAATTTCAACGCGCCTATATGGGGCTAGTGGTCATCCACGGCGATCTCATTGAGCGCATTCCGACAATAGCGACAACAGAAGGTCTCGAATACAATCTGACAACCGCCATCCAAAAGTTGAATAATAAGATCAGTGCGCTGTTGAGGATAGAAGACAATATTCAGATTAAACTGTTTTTATCTTCCTCGCTGAATCAAATCGCATCTTATATCGGCCTGAAAAACCTTGCGAAGTTTCCTGAAGATATCAAGGAGATGGTCGCCCAGTTAAATCAAAAAAACTACAATAAACTTGATTTCGAATTTTTCGATCCCAGCGCTGATGAAAGCCTAGCCGCAGCAGTTAAACAACACAATATCATGACCGTTAAATGGCCAGCTCTGGACGACGGGCGCATTCTGCCCGGCAACGGCGCCATCGGTATGGTAATGGATTATATTGGACGGACCACAGTGGTGCCCTTACTGCAAGTGATCAAAATTCCCATTATCGGCACCCAATATAAACTCATGACCATCGCGGAAGTCGAAGAGCTCATTGGCCGCAATATCGAAGCCCTGATTGATATCAATCAGGACCTGGGGTTTGTCGCCGGCAATGGGACACTGGACATTGGTGGTGTATCACCACTGGGCCCCAACATCCGTCAGAATCCGGATGCCGTCCTGAATTTTCGAACCCTGATCTCCCAAAATTACACTTTAAAGCCAGTTAATGTAGAAACAGAATCCATACCCGACGATCTCCATTCGATTGTTATCGCGCGCCCGACAGAGCCTTTTTCAGATTATGGCCTGTTTCAAATTGACCAATTTTTAATGAAGGGTAAGAATTTGATCCTGTTCCTGGATCGCTTCCAGGAAGTTCAGCCTGGCAATCAACAGGCCAGAAGTCTGGGAGGGCAGCAGACGGTCTTTGTTCCATTGGACACCGGGCTTGAGAAACTCCTGAGCCATTACGGGATTCGCGTTAAACAGTCTTATGTTCTGGACGAAAATTGCTTTCATCAGGAAGTGCCGGCCCAACTTGGCGGTGGGGAACGGGCCATATATTATGCGCCGATCATTAAAAACCGGTTCATCAATAAAGAACTGAGCTTTATGAAAAACATCAAAGGGATGGTGACCTTAAAAATCTCTCCTCTGGAGATTGATACAGAGCGTCTGACAGCCAGTAACATCGAAGCCACCCGTCTGATATCCTCCTCAGAAAAATCTTGGGAAATGAGTGGTCGGATTACCTTGAACCCGATGTTTCTGCAGCCACCCAAATCCGATGAGGAAATGCAGAGCAAAGCGCTGGCGTATTTTCTGTCCGGAGAATTTCCGAGTTACTTTGCCGACAAACCCATACCGGAAAAGAATATGGATGAGCAGCAGGAAAATAATCAGACATCCGATCAGGCGTCTGCGATTGATCTTTCCAAAATCACCGCCGAGGGTCAATTTTTGGCCAAAGGCAAACCCGGAAAAATCTTTCTGATGGCTTCAAGTGATATGCTCAGAGACAATATACTGGATGCCGGCGGCAGGGGGCCGAATGCAACTTATATCCTGAATGTCATCGATTATTTGAACGGCCGCGAGGACATCGCCGTTATGCGCGGCAAACAGCAGCGGTTTAATCCCCTGGATGATGCAGCGGCCTCAACCCGAACATTCGTTAAAACGTTGAATATTGTCGGTCTGCCAGCGCTCGTTGTGGTTTTTGGCATCGCGGTATGGTTTCGCCGGCATGCCCGTAAGAAGAATATTCAGGTGATGTTCCAAAAGTCATAA
- a CDS encoding ATPase, T2SS/T4P/T4SS family: protein MSNAQPIEQPDIKLKIKEAETCHSMGMIQEALTIYEEVLSLSSDGEDAANGSLKNKIGNLRKELELREMAENQGLSAEDISLFRKNLSLHDDVPTILDGARALKELGLLEEAIVEYEKLLEFDFGKSDYSKLDYSPAQIVVDYLTCLLQTQQAQAVVKKAMKVIYQHNLNDKETAKIQFWLGNEMESREQRDQALELYETAAKIDPKNQEISAKIDALKSSMSTSSRYDYLLRNKMVTTNQLQDALAISKKAGKSVEFVLTDRFKVKKEEVGKSLSLFYGLPFRSFDPDIIVPVELTNNLKKSFLLYYIWVPLKWTKKGVEILVDDPKDLRKTDHIKALMPNQKINFAVGYKEDIESYINHFFDPKVEKLTENAYEDLDEIIPDISFEEEEEIEEDLTGLDESSSQVVKFVDQVLVTAFRNKASDIHIEPSLITRKTTIRFRTDGVCHEYIQVPNAMAPAIVSRLKIMADLDIAERRLPQDGKIRFKRKGIQEFELRVSTMPTAGRFEDAVLRILTKSGMLKLDELGLSERNLEVLQRCILRPYGLILCVGPTGSGKTTTLHSALASINEPGVKIWTAEDPVEITQAGLRQVQVKPKIGLDFARIMRGFLRLDPDIIMIGEMRDRETAATAIEASLTGHLVLSTLHTNNAPETLTRLLDMGINPLNIADSFLAVLAQRLVRRLCTECIETYHPKQEEFNYIIQDYGEKPFQELGVDYNTNFKLHRSIGCETCNGSGYKGRMGIHELIEGTPEIKILIKRQATSQDLAKQAIKDGMTTLKQDGVHKVFEGTSDMREVRRVCIE from the coding sequence ATGAGTAACGCACAGCCGATTGAACAACCGGACATCAAACTGAAGATCAAAGAAGCTGAAACCTGTCATTCCATGGGGATGATTCAAGAGGCGCTCACCATTTATGAAGAAGTGCTATCTCTATCATCCGATGGGGAAGATGCGGCCAATGGTAGTTTAAAAAATAAAATCGGTAACTTGCGCAAAGAATTAGAGCTGAGAGAGATGGCCGAAAATCAGGGGCTTTCGGCCGAAGATATATCGCTGTTTAGAAAAAACCTGTCATTACACGATGATGTGCCGACGATACTAGACGGAGCACGGGCGCTGAAAGAACTCGGGCTGCTTGAGGAGGCGATTGTCGAATATGAGAAGCTGCTTGAATTTGATTTTGGAAAATCCGATTACTCAAAACTGGATTATTCCCCCGCCCAGATCGTGGTTGACTATTTAACTTGTTTGCTGCAAACCCAACAGGCGCAAGCAGTTGTCAAAAAAGCGATGAAGGTTATTTATCAGCACAACTTGAATGATAAAGAAACCGCCAAGATTCAATTCTGGCTGGGCAATGAGATGGAAAGTAGGGAGCAGCGCGACCAGGCCCTTGAGCTGTATGAAACCGCAGCTAAAATTGATCCGAAGAATCAAGAAATTTCAGCTAAAATCGATGCTTTGAAATCGAGTATGTCAACCAGTTCAAGATATGATTATTTGCTGCGAAACAAAATGGTTACAACCAATCAGCTCCAAGATGCACTGGCGATCTCCAAGAAAGCGGGCAAAAGCGTTGAATTTGTTTTAACCGATCGCTTTAAAGTTAAAAAGGAAGAAGTGGGCAAATCCCTGTCCCTGTTTTATGGGTTACCGTTTCGCAGTTTTGATCCGGATATCATCGTTCCGGTGGAACTCACCAATAATTTGAAAAAGTCATTTTTGCTGTATTATATATGGGTCCCGCTAAAATGGACGAAAAAAGGTGTCGAGATTTTGGTCGACGATCCCAAGGATCTGCGGAAAACAGACCACATTAAGGCCTTGATGCCGAATCAGAAGATTAATTTCGCAGTGGGGTATAAAGAGGACATTGAAAGCTATATCAATCACTTCTTTGATCCAAAAGTTGAGAAATTAACCGAAAATGCATATGAAGATCTGGATGAAATTATACCGGATATTTCATTTGAAGAAGAAGAGGAGATTGAGGAGGACTTAACGGGCTTGGATGAGTCTTCCAGCCAGGTGGTCAAATTTGTCGATCAGGTATTGGTGACCGCCTTTCGAAACAAAGCATCCGATATCCACATTGAGCCATCGTTGATCACGCGCAAGACGACCATACGCTTTCGCACCGACGGGGTCTGTCATGAGTATATCCAGGTGCCCAATGCCATGGCACCGGCCATTGTATCGCGGCTCAAGATCATGGCAGATCTTGACATCGCCGAACGCCGTCTGCCCCAGGACGGGAAAATACGCTTCAAGCGCAAAGGCATCCAGGAATTTGAACTGCGGGTTTCGACCATGCCCACCGCCGGAAGATTTGAAGATGCGGTTTTGCGTATTTTGACAAAATCCGGGATGCTAAAATTGGATGAACTTGGGCTGAGTGAGCGCAATCTAGAGGTCCTGCAACGGTGCATCCTACGGCCTTATGGTCTCATTTTGTGCGTGGGTCCGACAGGTTCAGGAAAAACAACGACCCTGCATTCCGCGCTGGCGAGCATCAACGAGCCGGGTGTCAAAATTTGGACAGCTGAGGACCCGGTTGAAATTACCCAGGCCGGATTGCGTCAGGTGCAGGTGAAACCCAAAATTGGTTTGGATTTTGCCAGGATCATGCGCGGCTTTTTGCGCCTTGACCCGGATATTATCATGATCGGAGAAATGCGGGATCGCGAAACAGCCGCTACCGCCATAGAGGCCTCTCTAACCGGTCACTTGGTGCTATCTACGCTGCATACCAACAATGCCCCCGAGACCTTGACGCGGCTGCTGGATATGGGGATCAATCCGCTGAACATTGCCGACTCATTCCTGGCGGTGTTGGCGCAACGTCTGGTCAGAAGATTGTGCACTGAATGCATCGAGACGTATCACCCAAAACAAGAAGAGTTTAACTACATTATTCAGGACTATGGGGAAAAGCCTTTCCAGGAGCTGGGGGTCGATTACAATACCAACTTCAAATTGCATCGATCAATTGGTTGTGAAACATGCAATGGGTCCGGTTATAAAGGGCGGATGGGCATACATGAATTAATTGAGGGCACTCCGGAAATAAAAATACTGATCAAAAGACAGGCAACATCTCAAGACCTGGCGAAACAGGCCATCAAAGATGGGATGACGACATTGAAACAGGATGGTGTTCACAAAGTTTTTGAGGGCACCTCTGATATGCGTGAAGTGCGCCGGGTCTGTATCGAATAA
- the folD gene encoding bifunctional methylenetetrahydrofolate dehydrogenase/methenyltetrahydrofolate cyclohydrolase FolD, which produces MTAKLIKGTEIREEILNEISDEVKKIKEEHGVVPGLVTILVGENPASISYVTLKIKTANQLGFKEIQDSQSDDISEEDLLALIDKYNNDDSINGILVQLPLPKHLDEKKVLNAIDPDKDVDGFHPVNVGRLMIGGKEVKFPPCTPAGIQEMIVRAGVETSGAEVVVVGRSNIVGKPIANMMLQKGDGANSTVTVVHTRTQDLAAHCKRADILIVAAGVPGLVKPEWIKPGACVIDVGVNRVGEKISEKTGKKIAILKGDVDFDEAKEIAGSITPVPGGVGPMTVTMLMKNTLKSLRFKLGLA; this is translated from the coding sequence ATGACAGCAAAGTTGATTAAGGGAACAGAGATCCGCGAAGAAATTTTAAATGAAATTTCGGATGAAGTGAAAAAAATTAAAGAAGAGCACGGCGTTGTTCCCGGCCTGGTCACCATTTTGGTCGGGGAGAATCCGGCCTCCATTTCTTACGTCACATTAAAAATCAAGACCGCCAATCAGCTGGGCTTTAAGGAAATCCAAGATAGCCAGTCCGATGATATTTCCGAGGAAGATCTACTGGCCCTGATCGACAAGTACAACAACGATGATTCGATTAACGGAATTCTGGTACAACTCCCGCTTCCCAAACACTTGGATGAAAAAAAAGTGCTCAATGCCATCGATCCGGACAAGGATGTAGACGGATTTCATCCGGTCAATGTGGGTCGTTTAATGATTGGCGGCAAAGAGGTCAAATTTCCACCCTGCACCCCCGCCGGAATTCAAGAAATGATCGTGCGCGCCGGTGTGGAGACCAGCGGCGCCGAGGTGGTCGTCGTCGGGCGCTCAAATATCGTCGGCAAACCGATTGCCAATATGATGCTGCAAAAAGGCGATGGCGCCAACTCAACGGTAACCGTCGTACACACCCGAACCCAGGATTTGGCTGCTCATTGTAAACGGGCCGATATTCTGATTGTTGCCGCTGGTGTACCGGGTCTGGTCAAACCCGAATGGATCAAGCCGGGGGCATGCGTAATTGATGTGGGTGTAAACCGGGTGGGTGAAAAGATTAGTGAAAAAACGGGCAAGAAAATTGCCATCCTAAAGGGCGATGTCGATTTTGATGAAGCCAAAGAGATTGCGGGTTCGATAACCCCGGTGCCCGGCGGCGTGGGCCCCATGACCGTAACCATGTTGATGAAAAACACGCTGAAGTCTCTCCGGTTTAAGCTGGGTTTGGCATAA
- a CDS encoding ATP-binding cassette domain-containing protein: MIQVENLTKYYHTLCAVDQINFEIQKGEILGLLGPNGAGKTTTLRMLTGYLHPSSGDIHVKGYRIDKHTLEIKKILGYLPESAPLYHDMLVFDYLNYVAAIRQIDGSKKSERIRHLADLCGINEVMHQPIGELSKGYKQRVGLAHAMMNDPEVLVLDEPTSGLDPNQIVEIRKIIKAIGKEKTIILSTHILSEAEATCDRIVIISQGKIVADGSAENLKQSTRGKNIMNLSVQNTDFKTVQQKLASIKGLDEITWLSETDGILNVSLSYPSTKDLRPQVYGRIKETDWILLAFHQETQSLENIFRELTKEN; this comes from the coding sequence ATGATTCAAGTCGAAAACCTTACCAAGTATTATCACACGCTTTGCGCTGTGGATCAGATTAATTTCGAGATTCAAAAAGGTGAAATCCTTGGGTTATTGGGCCCTAATGGGGCAGGGAAAACCACCACACTGCGAATGCTCACCGGATACTTGCACCCCAGCTCGGGAGATATCCATGTCAAAGGATACCGTATTGATAAACACACTTTAGAAATAAAAAAAATATTGGGCTATCTGCCGGAATCTGCCCCGTTATATCATGATATGTTGGTCTTCGATTATCTGAATTACGTGGCAGCGATCCGGCAAATTGATGGTTCCAAAAAATCTGAGCGCATCCGTCACTTGGCGGACCTGTGCGGTATCAATGAGGTTATGCACCAGCCGATCGGTGAGCTTTCCAAAGGATACAAACAACGCGTGGGGTTGGCTCATGCCATGATGAATGACCCGGAAGTTTTGGTCCTGGATGAACCGACCTCAGGCCTTGATCCCAACCAGATTGTTGAAATTCGAAAAATCATCAAGGCAATCGGCAAAGAAAAAACGATCATCCTGTCAACACACATTCTCAGTGAGGCAGAAGCTACCTGCGACCGTATTGTCATCATCAGCCAGGGCAAAATTGTAGCAGATGGCAGTGCTGAAAACCTGAAACAATCCACACGAGGCAAAAACATTATGAATCTGAGTGTTCAAAACACAGATTTCAAAACCGTGCAGCAAAAACTTGCAAGTATCAAAGGGCTGGATGAGATCACGTGGTTATCTGAAACCGACGGCATCCTGAACGTCAGCCTCAGTTACCCCTCCACAAAGGATTTGCGGCCACAGGTCTATGGCCGGATAAAAGAAACCGATTGGATTCTCTTGGCGTTTCATCAGGAAACCCAGTCATTGGAAAACATTTTTCGCGAACTCACCAAGGAGAACTAA